The nucleotide window AGTGCGGATAACCGCTGTTTAACTTCATCCTGATCACAAAGCCGGTGCAGACTGTTCAGCATTACCAGTTCATCCTTTTTTTCAGGTTCTCTATGTGGGCAAGATGATGGCTGCAGTGCCAGGCATAGAATGCCAGACTTTCGCGCAGGGTAATGCTTCGCTGCTGTTCCGGATGGACAAAGGTGCGCTGAAATTCACGGTTGGTTAATGCCTTCAACTCGTAGACCCAACGCTGGTGCAGGCCCTTAAGGATGCGGAGCGCAGGCTTTATGTCTATCGTAAAACTGTCCTGCAGCTCGGCCCATTTGGCTTCATTATAAGGTTTGATTACAGGATTATCCTCGGTAAGGGCAAGTTTGAACCGGATATAACTGTTCATATGACTGTCTGACAAATGATTGATGAGCTGGCGAACGGTCCAGCCGCCGGGACGGTAGGGTGTGTCCAGCATATCGTCTGTCCACGAGTCCACTACATTCTTCAGGCGTCCGGGAAAATCCTTGAGAACGCGAATATAATCATCTACATCGGCATCGCTGATCTCAACTGCCGGTTCATATTTTCCCAAGGGAAATCGGTAATCTTCCATATCATTCATAAACAGGACGTTTTGGCATCAGCAGCTCTTTGGCTGGGCTTTTGCGTTTAACGCGTAAATTTAGTCAGAGAAGCGGCAGATGCTGCTTACAAGATAAACGAAATAATTTATACTTTAACCGAATGAAAAAAGCCCTGATAATTGTAGATGTACAGAATGATTTTTGTGAAGGCGGTGCGCTGGCCGTTCCGGGTGCCGCTCAAATCATCCCCTATATTAACTTACTGCTGAAAGACAATCAATATGAACAGGTGGTCCTGACCCAGGACTGGCATCCTGCCAACCATAAAAGTTTTGCCTCCACCAATAACCGTAAGGTAGGCGAAAAAATCAGTCTTAACGGTATCCCGCAGTTTATGTGGCCTGATCACTGTGTGCAGGACACACATGGTGCAGATTTCCACCCGGACCTGGACCGGACCAAAGTAACCCATATCATCCAGAAAGGCAAGAATCCTGAATTCGACAGTTACAGTGCGTTTCAGGACAATAACCACTTTATGAAAACCGGTTTGGAAGATTTCCTGAAATACCACGATATTCAGCTTGTTGAAATTGCAGGTCTGGCTTTAGATTACTGTGTAAAGGCTACATGTCTGGACGCCGTGCAGGCCGGATTCATAACCTGCCTTCATTTCCACGGCACGAAAGCGGTAAATGTTAAACCCGAGAACGGCCGCGACGCAATTTATGAGATGCTGGAAAGGGGTGTCACCGTGCTTGGTTAACGGGTTCATAATACAGGATAACAGCACCGTTTTTAAATGTTTTTGTACGCAGTAAATTCATCCGGATTCTTTGGCGAATACCGTCGAAAAGCCTTGTGCCGCCGGCCGTCAAAACCGGGTGTATGCAAAACTGGTATTCATCAATGAGATTGAGATTTAAAAGCTGGATAATAAGATCCGGACTGCCCACCAGAATACTTTTGCCGGCAGACTGCTTCAAAAATTTAACTTCATCTTCCAGTTTCTGCGATGAAATCCGGGCAGAATTCCACCTGTCAGCAAATTCTTTAACAGTTCGCGAAAACACCACTTTTGGAATCTGGTTAATCGCCTGCGCAAAGCGGTTCATGGAAGGGTCGGCAACCGGATTTTGCAGCACTTCACGCCAATATTCCATCAGCTCGTAGGTAGTATGGCCATAGAGTATGACGTCTGATTCACGCAGGAGTTGGGTATAATGCTCATGAAGTTCACTGTCCGCAAGGCCGGCGGAATGATCACTGACACCATCAAGGGTAAAGTTAATAACCGTAACTGTTTTTCTCATGAAGGATTAGTTCAGTAATTGTTGTCAGACCGCCAAATTTGGGGAATATGAAATTAAAATATTCTACTGAAACTGCATACATTTTCTGAGTTAAAAATAAATATTTACAGGTTACAACCTATTGAGGAACGGTAATCTGAAGAATAAAATACTGTTTTGCTGTAACACAATTCCTTCTTTTGTGTCTAATTGCGGTAACTGTAACCAATGAAAAAAAATCTGATTGCCGCTATCCTGCTTTGCGGGATCTTTACCCATGCGCAGAATGCCACGGCTGATACTTTAAAAACGAAGAGTATAGATGAAATTGTAGTAACGGCACGGAAACCGACGATTGAAAGCAAAGCGGACCGCACCGTGTTTAATGTGGCCAACAGTGCTATCCTGACCGGCAACAGTACCTGGGATGTACTGCGCATGACACCACTGGTGAACATAGACAATAATGACAATGTTCAGGCCGAAGGAAACGCAGTAACAGTTTACATTAACGACCGGAAATCGGTATTCACGGGCAAAGAGCTGAAGGAATACTTGAAGACTATTGCCGCCGACAATCTTATGAAGATTGAAGTCATTACCACACCCTCCGCCAAATATGAAACAGGCGGTGCGGTAATCAATATTGTGCTGAAGAGGAATGAAAATGAGGGTATGAAGGGCAGCGTTTCACTGGGAAATTCGCAGAGTTTCAAGAATTCTCAAGCGACCAGTGGCAACCTTAACTATCACCGTAAAGGTTTCACCCAGTCACTTAACGGAAGTTTCAACAATACCAACAGTGTAAACGAATCATTTAATGAAAACCTCATTTACGCGGACAATTCACTCAGGCGGGTCGGCAGCGAAAGCAACAGCACCGGTAAAGCACCATCTTTAACGTCTGCAACTGAGTTTGAACTGGATGAAAAGAACAATCTGGGACTTGTGGTACAGTATTACGGATCTACAAACAGCTATGACGCTGTGGCGGACGGTCAGTATTTCCTGAACAGTGTACTTCAGAATTCGTATACCAATCATATAAATGCCCACGGCAGCAACCTTTTTGCGGGCAGCAATCTCTTTTACAAGTTTTACGACAAGGAAAAAAACCGGATTCTGGATGTGAACACAGGCTTCAACTATTCTGCAGACGATAATACCAGAATACAGACAACAATATGGGATCCCGCTGCGTTTGAAGGTATAAAAACAGCTTCCGAAAACCAAAACCGCGAATACTATATTAAAGTGGACTATTCGCAGCCTGTAGACAAGGATGGCAATCTGCTGGAATTTGGCGGAAAAATGAATTTCCGGAACAATATTATGCCTTTTGATTATTTTAATCAGCTGGGCAATTCCTGGATTTTGGATCCCGACAGAACCAACACCTTTGGCTATGTTGAAAATCTGAACTCCCTTTATGCGAACTTCAGTAAGACCTTCTTTAAAAAACTTGAAACACGGATCGGATTACGGTATGAGTATATTAACTTCACGGTAAAACAGGATGTGGGCGGCATAGAAAGAACTGATTCCTACGGAGCCCTGTTGCCGGATCTACTTCTAAAATACTCCTTTAACGAAAACTACAATCTTACCGCAACTTACAAGCACAGTTTGTGGCGGCCCTGGTTTACGGAATTCAATCCTTTCCTGATGCCTATGGACAACGGGATTTACCAGCGCGGAAATATGGAACTGGAGCCAAACCCCAACGACCGTTTCGGGCTGAAACTGGGACTTCACAAGAAATATTTCCTCTCGGTCAATTACAATACCACCAATCAGGATTACTGGACGTCTTACGTTGTGGAAGACGGAAAGACCATCATGATGCCGGCCACCTTTTACGGCCGTGTAAACAACTATTCGCTGTACGCTAATACCAATCAGAACTTCCTGAAAAACAAACTGAATGTAAATTTCAACCTGGGACTTACGTATGTGGACAATAGTGATTTCAGACAGCGCAATAACTTTGTGGGTCTGCAGGATTACATTACCAACTTCAGCGGCTCAACAAATTTTTCGTATACCAATCTTTTCAGCAAAAACATCAACATCAACGGATGGATGGGCCTGCACTCCCAGAACTGGGGCAACTCCATGGGCAATAAAATGAACTTCTTCCACAGTTTCGGAGCCACCAAACTATTTCCTGCCACACAGATGGAAGCCGGAATCCGGTTCAATAATATCTTCCGCAGGCCCGGAAATGATTTCATCACGTATTCCCCCATCGGCACATTCCGAAGTGTAAATAAATGGGATTGGTATGGTGCGCACCTGACTTTTGTTAAGAGGTTTGGCAATCAGAAAGTGAAGGAAAGCAGCAAGACCAATGTGGAAAAGGAGAACGGTGGCGGTAAAGGCTGATCAGAATCGGGCAACAGTTGATTTGCAGCATGACGCTCCCGAATAAGGATCGTGACAGCTTATTAAGCCTTAACTTTGCAGGCTAAATTTGCTGTTGTGCCCCAAACTGAAATACTGATTTACCTTTGCCTCGCAGCCTTTGCTGCGGGTTTTATTGACGCTGTGGTAGGTGGCGGTGGACTGATACAGACGCCACTGGCTTTGGCATTTCTGCCAAATATTCCCGTAGCTGCGGTAATAGGCTCACTAAAGGTTCCCGCTTTCTGCGGAACAGCTCTGGCAACATCACAGTTCCTCCGGAAGGTCAAAATCGACTGGAAGCTGCTGCTCCTGATGGCTCTGCTGGCTTTTATTTCAGCCTTCCTGGGTTCCCGGCTGCTTACCGTAGTCAGCAATGAGTTTATGAAACCGGTATTACTCTTTGTGCTGATAGTCCTGGCCATTTACACCATCTTTAAAAAGGATTTCGGGAATGCTAAAGAGAAGAAGATGCCGTACCACACCGCCGTCATCAATGGCTGCATCGCGAGTATTGCTGTTGGTTTTTACGACGGTTTCATTGGTCCCGGCACGGGGACTTTCTTCATTCTGGCATTCGTAACCCTACTGGGTATGGATTTCCTGAAGGCCAATGCCAATGCGAAGCTTATTAACCTGGCCACCAATGCCGGTTCCATCTGCCTGTTTCTTATTAAAGGTCAGATTATCTGGGCAATTGCGCTGCCGATGGCCATTTGTAATGCTGCAGGAGGACTTGTAGGCGCACAGTTAGCCATAAGGAAAGGCAATAAATTCATCTGGTACCTGTTTATCTTTATCCTGATCCTGTCCATTGGCCGGTTTGGATATGAGGTGCTTTTCGTGGAATTTTAAAAAGGTTCTGGAAGTTCAGGTTCGTAGAAGTAGCAGCGGAAGTTTTAATCCGGAACAGTCATACTATTGTAATGAATTTTTATTTCGTTGCTTAATAATTCCCCCGAATACAATTTGTAACCACTTAATTTGCTTTTTTGATCTTCTGTTAAGTAGGTGTAAATACTATCGTCAACACAATGTAATAAAGCAAAATCAAGATCAGAATCTTCTTTCAGCATATAAAAAAAATAAAGGTCACAATCTAAACAATCTAGACTGCTGGGTCTAAAAAATATTGACCATGATATTTCTTCTTTAGGATTTAATAGTACAATATTCTCGGAAAGAGTTTTGTTCATTTCAGCAAATTTTATATCCGATATATTGTGCTCACACATCCATCTTCTTAAATTATTTTGCTTTATTGAATTAGCTATTTTGTTTTCTTTTTGCATAGCAAGTAGATCTTCCATAGAATACTGTGGAAAAGGGCTATTATACGCCTCCATAATATTGCCACTACTTTTAAGTACAGCTGTCACATCTAGATTTTTAATCTCAGTGAAATTTAGATTATCGACACATCTATCACCTTCAAAATAGCCTTTGAGTTTCGTCAAAACTACAGGAATGGCAAAAAAATCATCGGTCGTATTTTTGAGATTAACTTGAATTTTATAACTGGGTCCGTTAGTGGTTTTTTCCAAACCAATTAAGTTAATTTTCATTTTAATTTGTGAATGAAGCAAACAACCAAGTAATATAGCCAATAGAATATATGTTTTTTGCATGAGTTTATTGGTTTTTTAAATTAAGTCTTCCAATCTCAGATTGATGTAACATAAGCCTATCGTAATTACTCTGCAGGTTTTTGTGGTCCCTAGATATTTTTATCATTCACCCGCTGCGTAAAGTTCCCTGACTTTGAGCCGTTCCAAATCTCTTCTTGCTCCAAGAACAT belongs to Chryseobacterium sp. and includes:
- a CDS encoding sulfite exporter TauE/SafE family protein, coding for MPQTEILIYLCLAAFAAGFIDAVVGGGGLIQTPLALAFLPNIPVAAVIGSLKVPAFCGTALATSQFLRKVKIDWKLLLLMALLAFISAFLGSRLLTVVSNEFMKPVLLFVLIVLAIYTIFKKDFGNAKEKKMPYHTAVINGCIASIAVGFYDGFIGPGTGTFFILAFVTLLGMDFLKANANAKLINLATNAGSICLFLIKGQIIWAIALPMAICNAAGGLVGAQLAIRKGNKFIWYLFIFILILSIGRFGYEVLFVEF
- a CDS encoding dihydrofolate reductase family protein, which encodes MRKTVTVINFTLDGVSDHSAGLADSELHEHYTQLLRESDVILYGHTTYELMEYWREVLQNPVADPSMNRFAQAINQIPKVVFSRTVKEFADRWNSARISSQKLEDEVKFLKQSAGKSILVGSPDLIIQLLNLNLIDEYQFCIHPVLTAGGTRLFDGIRQRIRMNLLRTKTFKNGAVILYYEPVNQAR
- a CDS encoding outer membrane beta-barrel family protein gives rise to the protein MKKNLIAAILLCGIFTHAQNATADTLKTKSIDEIVVTARKPTIESKADRTVFNVANSAILTGNSTWDVLRMTPLVNIDNNDNVQAEGNAVTVYINDRKSVFTGKELKEYLKTIAADNLMKIEVITTPSAKYETGGAVINIVLKRNENEGMKGSVSLGNSQSFKNSQATSGNLNYHRKGFTQSLNGSFNNTNSVNESFNENLIYADNSLRRVGSESNSTGKAPSLTSATEFELDEKNNLGLVVQYYGSTNSYDAVADGQYFLNSVLQNSYTNHINAHGSNLFAGSNLFYKFYDKEKNRILDVNTGFNYSADDNTRIQTTIWDPAAFEGIKTASENQNREYYIKVDYSQPVDKDGNLLEFGGKMNFRNNIMPFDYFNQLGNSWILDPDRTNTFGYVENLNSLYANFSKTFFKKLETRIGLRYEYINFTVKQDVGGIERTDSYGALLPDLLLKYSFNENYNLTATYKHSLWRPWFTEFNPFLMPMDNGIYQRGNMELEPNPNDRFGLKLGLHKKYFLSVNYNTTNQDYWTSYVVEDGKTIMMPATFYGRVNNYSLYANTNQNFLKNKLNVNFNLGLTYVDNSDFRQRNNFVGLQDYITNFSGSTNFSYTNLFSKNININGWMGLHSQNWGNSMGNKMNFFHSFGATKLFPATQMEAGIRFNNIFRRPGNDFITYSPIGTFRSVNKWDWYGAHLTFVKRFGNQKVKESSKTNVEKENGGGKG
- the pncA gene encoding bifunctional nicotinamidase/pyrazinamidase, which produces MKKALIIVDVQNDFCEGGALAVPGAAQIIPYINLLLKDNQYEQVVLTQDWHPANHKSFASTNNRKVGEKISLNGIPQFMWPDHCVQDTHGADFHPDLDRTKVTHIIQKGKNPEFDSYSAFQDNNHFMKTGLEDFLKYHDIQLVEIAGLALDYCVKATCLDAVQAGFITCLHFHGTKAVNVKPENGRDAIYEMLERGVTVLG
- a CDS encoding YfiT family bacillithiol transferase; the protein is MNDMEDYRFPLGKYEPAVEISDADVDDYIRVLKDFPGRLKNVVDSWTDDMLDTPYRPGGWTVRQLINHLSDSHMNSYIRFKLALTEDNPVIKPYNEAKWAELQDSFTIDIKPALRILKGLHQRWVYELKALTNREFQRTFVHPEQQRSITLRESLAFYAWHCSHHLAHIENLKKRMNW